The Musa acuminata AAA Group cultivar baxijiao chromosome BXJ1-3, Cavendish_Baxijiao_AAA, whole genome shotgun sequence genome window below encodes:
- the LOC103979770 gene encoding protein ELC-like — protein sequence MILLPVSHLSAAALTEGMVSSSSARFVDAALRATGERALSYTNHSLKRVIRQHLLALLDDFPTLSPRSDTFTDDDGTASHLLQAHGFLPISSSIPHVLVTIWLHRCYPYHAPVVYVFPTNAHLLLPDHPFFGPSGAVASPYLHRWTYPSSNLSHLARNLVNIFGLCHPYHFDMTPLPAADASLASNREAIDRLYARLHRDAKQFQPRIEVEIERFGSAQLALRDRAKTIESGLRDLEGERLSLEKCLEEKAKDANVLSGWLQEHGGKPRLPGEMVALEAVDERERRMVESAAAAGAIDDVVCVLDEALAAGVLDFGPYIKQVRCLAREQFFHKALVRKIQQTSGDFLP from the coding sequence ATGATCTTGCTGCCTGTATCCCATTTATCTGCAGCCGCACTCACCGAGGGAAtggtctcctcctcctctgctcgGTTCGTCGACGCCGCCCTGAGAGCCACCGGAGAAAGAGCCCTTTCCTACACCAACCACAGCCTGAAACGGGTAATACGGCAGCACCTCCTCGCACTCCTCGACGACTTCCCCACCCTCTCCCCCCGCTCGGACACCTTCACCGACGACGACGGCACCGCCTCCCACCTCCTCCAGGCGCATGGCTTCTTGCCCATATCTTCCTCCATTCCGCACGTCCTCGTGACGATATGGCTTCACCGGTGCTACCCTTACCATGCGCCCGTCGTGTACGTATTCCCGACGAACGCCCACCTCCTGCTGCCCGATCACCCTTTCTTCGGCCCCTCGGGAGCCGTCGCTTCTCCTTACCTCCATCGGTGGACGTATCCCTCGTCCAACCTCTCCCATCTCGCACGTAACCTCGTCAATATCTTCGGGCTGTGCCACCCCTACCACTTCGACATGACTCCCCTTCCCGCCGCCGACGCCTCTCTAGCCTCCAATCGGGAGGCGATCGACCGCCTATATGCTCGCCTCCACCGCGACGCGAAGCAATTCCAGCCCCGGATCGAGGTGGAGATCGAGCGCTTCGGGAGCGCGCAACTCGCGCTGCGTGACCGAGCTAAAACTATCGAGTCCGGCCTGCGAGACCTCGAGGGGGAGCGGCTGAGCCTGGAGAAGTGTTTGGAGGAGAAGGCGAAGGATGCGAATGTGCTGTCAGGTTGGTTGCAGGAGCACGGCGGTAAGCCGCGGTTGCCGGGTGAGATGGTAGCGCTGGAAGCAGTGGATGAGAGGGAAAGACGCATGGTGGAGAGCGCAGCCGCGGCGGGTGCCATCGACGACGTGGTGTGCGTGCTCGACGAAGCGCTTGCGGCGGGTGTGTTGGACTTCGGACCTTACATCAAGCAGGTGAGGTGTTTGGCGAGAGAGCAGTTCTTCCACAAGGCCTTGGTCAGAAAAATCCAGCAGACCAGTGGAGACTTCTTGCCGTAG